TCCTCAGAATTCGGGGGACGACATCATACGCAAGCCGCGAAGTGCGGGGCGCACGGTACCCGTCATGCAAGTGAAAGTTGCAGATCCGGCCGGCCAGGAGGTCGCGCGGGGTGAAGTCGGCGAGATCATGTTCAAGGGGCCTAATCTCATCCGAGGCTACTGGAACAAGCCCGAGGCTACAGCCGAGACCTTCATCGACGGCTGGTTGCGCAGCGGAGACATCGGCCGGATGGACGAAGAAGGCTTCGTCTACGTCGAAGATCGGGCCAAGGACATGGTGATCCGGGCCGGCGAGAACATCTACTGCGCGGAGGTCGAGGCCGCGATCTACGACTACCCGGGAATCTACGAAGCTGCCGTGTTTGGAGTGCCTCACGAACGCCTCGGTGAGGAACTCGCCGTGGCGATCGTACTCAAGAAGGGAGTCGCTCTCGATCCCGAGGATCTACGGACGCATCTGGCGCAGCACATAGCGAGCTTCAAGATTCCGAGCATCGTCGAGATCAAGAAGGAACAGCTTCCCCGCAACGCGTCAGGCAAGATCCTGAAGCGAACCCTGCGCGACGACTGGGTGAGCCGCCAGTCGGCTTGAAACACATCCCACTATCCCGGGCTCACCTCCGGCCTTCTCGTCGGGCGAACCCGATGGGTTTCAGTTGCAAGACCACCAGCAGAAGCTGTTCCCGAAAGCGACGATCAGATGACTGGATCGATCGGGGTGGGTCGGTCGACTCCAGATTCGATCGTCTCGGCGGCCGACAAGCACAGATCTTCGCGCCACATGTCCGCATACACCTGAACACCCGTGGGCAGACCGTCCTTGACACCGGTGGGCAACGCCACCGAAGGCAATCCCAATACATTGCCCGGAGTGATGAATCGGACCGTGTCCAGCAATAGTTGCAGGCCCGTTTCCGGTTCGAGGTCCGCATCGACGGGCCACGGCAGTTGAGTCCAGGTCGGTCCAACCACAACCGGGTAGTCGACGAAGAACTCCGACCAGAGACGCGTAAGGCGGGAGCGCGTAGCGTGGATCTCGCCATTGGGTATGTGGCGACTATCGTAGCGCTGGCACAGGCTCATCAGACTTTCATACAAGGGCTTTGTGACGATCGGATGGATGATCGGCACAAGCGCCGAGAAATCGATCGCGAGGGTTCGGGCCCAGGTTTCGCTCACGAGTTCCAGTTCTGGCGGCTCGGCTTCCTCGACTTGCCAGCCCGCATCGGCCAGTACGCGTCCGGCTCGTTGGACCTCGGCAATCGTAACCGCCGGGATCTCACCGCCTTCAATCTTCGTGACCAGGGCCGCCTTGCGCACGGGCGGTTCGGGACCTTCCAAAGGTACATCGACCGATCGCGGGTCGCGGATGCTGCGCCCCGCGAGGATAGACAGGCCGAGTCGCAGATCCGCTACCGTCCGCGCCATCGGTCCCTCTACCAGCATGGCTTGCGCCGCCATCCCGGAATCCATGGGTTCAATCGAACCCGCGTGCGGAATCCGGCCCGTCGTCGGCTTGAGCGAAGTGATGCCGCAACAATAGGCGGGGTTGCGCAGCGAGCCTCCGATATCATTGCCGAGCCCGATGGGCGTCATTCCTGTGGCGAGCGCTGCCGCTTCACCGCCACTCGATCCGCCCGGCGTCAGTCCGGCGTTCCAGGGATTGAGCGTTGCTCCGCGCAACGGGTTGTCTGTAGACAACCTCAAGCCGAACTCCGGAAGATTGGTTCGCCCGAGCGGAATTGCACCCGCGGCCTTCATACGCGCGACGATCGGCGCATCGAACATCGGGAACGCGTTCTCGAACGCCGGTACACCGTTGGTGGTCGCCGAATCCAGACAGTCGATGTTCTCCTTGATCGTAAAAGGAACGCCGTGCAACGGACCATTGGCGGTACTTGCGTCCGCCCGGTCGGCTGCGGCGAGTGCGGATTCCCTCAGCACAACCGTTACCGCATTGACGTGAGGATTCACGTCGTCGATGCGCTCCAGGTGGGCCTCGACGACTTCCCGACTCGACACGTCGCCCGAGGCGATCATGCCCGCTAGTTCACTTGCGTTTCGCTCGTAGAGTTTGGCCACGAAAAGTCCTCCTCCGATCGATTTCCCGACGATCAGAGTCGATTAGAAGGCAAACCTGCGGGAATGTAAAACACCCACTCCGCCCCGCTCGACGAATCGTCCCCGAGCGTCAACGGGCTTCGGGATACTCCGGTTGTCGCCAAATCCGCGTTTCAGTTCAGTGCGGGCAGCACTTCTTCGGCGATCAAGCGCAGGCTTTCCCAGGCCAATTCGGGCGGACAGCCTCCGCACAGTGGTTGGAGAGCCAGCGGCTTGCCTGTTCGAATCTGCTGGACGGCCGCGTCTGGAGTCACGATTCGGTAGGCGCCGTTCTCTTCACGCAGTTCCTCTACGGAACTGGCGTCTGACTTGCTGATCGATGGACTCTTCGAGCCCATCCAGTCGGAGTACATCTGCGCGTCGTGGAGCAGGAATGGGCCGATCTGCTGCCACGCAGCATCGACGTCGCGCGCAACGAAGAGACTCGTGGCCATGCTGCGATCCGGGATGATAACCATGCCCGGTTCGTGGCCTGCACTCACGGCCGCGTCCCGATAGACCTGTGCGAGACCGGGAGCTCCGCCCTCGGCCATGAAGCCCAGACCGAAGCGGCCTGCGCGGCGCGCGGCCGCCTCGCTACCGCCCCCGTAGAGCAGCCTGGGTCCCGTCGGGGTGTACGAGCCAGGCGTTACGTGTACGGGCCGCCCCTGATATTCGAAGCGTTCCCCCGCGAGTGCGCGCTTGAGCGCGTCCAGCTTTTCGTCCATCAGCTTGCCGCGCCTCCTCATCTCGACGCCGAACATGGCGTACTCCTCTGCGCGATAGCCGAGACCGATGGTGTACTGCACGCGACCCCGACTCACGATGTCCAGAACGACCATGTCTTCGGCGAGTTTGATCGGGTCGTACAGGTTCAAGAGCACGGCGCCTACCATGATGGGAGCAGAAGTCGTTCGCGCCGCAATCGCAGCGGCGAGGATCAGCGGGGAGGGCAGGAAGCCGTCGGGTGACGCGTGGTGTTCGGAAACCTGTATCAACAGGCAACCGTGCTGCTCTCCCCATTCGGCCATCTCGAGGGCGGTCTGGTACAGATCGGCAGTTGTTGCCGGCCCATCAATCGGTGCCCGCATATCGAAGCGCAGGATCAGCATGAAGTTCTCGGAGAAGCGGGCTCAGGCTGTGGCAGCGAGCCCGAACAATGCGAGACAACAGATGAACCCCGCACCGAAGCTCAGCGAGCGCATGGGTGCGTTGTCCTGGATATAGAAGATCGGATGCAGGATGCGCGCGACGACCCAGATTCCAGCCACGGTCGATGACCAGCCCGGGTCGGCGCCCGCGATATTTGCGACCAGCACCGCCGGAGTGAACATTGCCAGCGCCTCCCAGGCGTTGGCCTGTGCCGCGACGGCCCGCCCACCGGCTCCCGTGAGCTTTGCGCTCTGCGCCCGTGGCTCGTTCTGGTCGACCGTTCCGAACTGTTGCGTCTTGTGTGGGTAAGCTGCGAACGCAACGCCAAGTGGCATCAGCGCACCTACCAGGAGACACCAGAAAGGGATTGTCATCGGGATCCTCCTTGCTTGCATCTGGACCCTACTACAACCCGCTGCCGATCGGGTTTGCGACTGAACCCGGTACCGCCGGGATTCTGATAGTCTGGGCTTTCGAATCCACCAGGAGTGAAGTGCATGAAGCTCGGCATCATGGCCGCCGCGTTCGGTCCGAAAGCAAGCGTCAATCTCGATCTCGTCAAACGGGCGGAGTCATTCGGCTTCGACACGGCTTGGACCGCAGAGGCTTATGGCTGTGATGCAGTCACGACCGCAACCTGGGTACTCGCGAATACGACGAAGTTGAAAGTCGGTACGGCCATCATGCAGATGCCCGCACGCACACCGGCAATGGCGGCCATGACCGCGATGACGCTCGACCATCTGTCTGGGGGTCGTTTCATTCTGGGTCTGGGACCTTCCGGGCCGCAGGTCGCCGAAGGCTGGCACGGTATGCCTTACGGCAAGCCCCTGACGCGGACCAAGGAGTACATCTCGATCATCCGCAAGATCCTGGCTCGTGAAGCACCGCTAGAGCATACCGGTGCGCACTACACGATTCCGAATACGGGTCCGGGGACGACCGGACTCGGCAAA
This bacterium DNA region includes the following protein-coding sequences:
- a CDS encoding LLM class flavin-dependent oxidoreductase; the encoded protein is MLILRFDMRAPIDGPATTADLYQTALEMAEWGEQHGCLLIQVSEHHASPDGFLPSPLILAAAIAARTTSAPIMVGAVLLNLYDPIKLAEDMVVLDIVSRGRVQYTIGLGYRAEEYAMFGVEMRRRGKLMDEKLDALKRALAGERFEYQGRPVHVTPGSYTPTGPRLLYGGGSEAAARRAGRFGLGFMAEGGAPGLAQVYRDAAVSAGHEPGMVIIPDRSMATSLFVARDVDAAWQQIGPFLLHDAQMYSDWMGSKSPSISKSDASSVEELREENGAYRIVTPDAAVQQIRTGKPLALQPLCGGCPPELAWESLRLIAEEVLPALN